Proteins found in one Arthrobacter pascens genomic segment:
- a CDS encoding peptidase M56 family protein: MNQFQVDDRFSNALRAELVSQVQQVSPAGVRKNPRLWLGTGALAGVCLLGGIGAAAAGLFQIPGGQEVTPLASPVTQIHTGTATVELGEPPEGTTGIETEFFCLTAGRFEFSDGGGSTICSAADAAGTGNRSFGTSSLLPGQRSVTVKTEPGNRWQLTAKYVKQERTELGVNAKGETYGMESPENGVPDLIAVMATNGASGYAYAKDLYGGPMPTSPEDAVKNFNTPRPPREIPVFLSDGETKVGIFLAAGSGGGIPTQPARSPMPSQNPTVDPAG, from the coding sequence ATGAACCAGTTTCAGGTCGATGACCGGTTCAGCAACGCACTTCGAGCAGAACTTGTCTCTCAGGTTCAGCAGGTTTCCCCAGCCGGTGTCCGCAAGAACCCTCGCCTGTGGCTCGGGACCGGGGCGCTGGCCGGCGTCTGCCTGCTGGGCGGTATCGGCGCAGCGGCGGCCGGATTGTTCCAGATCCCTGGCGGGCAGGAAGTAACTCCCCTGGCTTCGCCCGTTACGCAGATCCACACGGGAACAGCCACCGTGGAGCTCGGGGAACCTCCGGAGGGAACTACCGGTATTGAAACTGAATTTTTCTGCCTCACAGCTGGTCGCTTTGAGTTCTCCGACGGTGGTGGCAGCACCATTTGCTCCGCTGCCGATGCCGCCGGCACCGGAAACCGGTCATTTGGCACCTCCAGCCTGCTTCCCGGGCAGCGTAGTGTGACGGTCAAGACGGAACCGGGTAACCGGTGGCAGCTCACCGCAAAATACGTGAAACAGGAACGGACCGAGCTGGGCGTCAACGCCAAAGGCGAAACCTACGGCATGGAAAGCCCAGAAAACGGAGTCCCAGATCTGATTGCCGTCATGGCAACCAACGGAGCATCCGGCTACGCCTACGCGAAGGACTTATACGGCGGGCCAATGCCCACTAGCCCGGAGGACGCAGTAAAGAACTTCAACACCCCACGCCCGCCACGGGAAATCCCGGTATTTCTCAGCGACGGCGAAACAAAAGTCGGAATCTTCCTTGCAGCAGGATCGGGCGGCGGAATACCCACGCAACCGGCCAGATCGCCGATGCCATCACAAAACCCGACAGTAGATCCAGCAGGCTAA
- a CDS encoding RNA polymerase sigma factor, with protein MGNLENDEDRLWSRSLSGDGEAFGLLYDRHRDRVFRHAYRLAGNHHDAEDVMAAAFLELWRRRAKVRVVEGSILPWLLVTTTHMARNNGRAALRYRKLLDSLPRTEESSEPLDADLFASPQENMDKDFARALGTLSAEDLHLVSLVVFEDYPLAAAAAVLNLTPGAAKTRMHRARQRMRAALTGETGAGAPAARSYATSVLEGERS; from the coding sequence ATGGGGAACCTTGAGAATGACGAGGACCGCCTTTGGTCCCGCAGCCTAAGTGGTGACGGCGAGGCGTTCGGTTTGCTGTACGACAGGCATCGTGACCGGGTATTTCGCCACGCTTACAGGCTCGCAGGAAACCACCACGACGCCGAGGACGTTATGGCGGCGGCGTTCCTTGAACTCTGGCGGCGTCGCGCCAAAGTGCGTGTAGTGGAAGGTTCGATCCTTCCCTGGCTGCTCGTCACGACAACACACATGGCCCGCAATAACGGGCGGGCAGCCCTCCGTTACCGGAAGCTGCTGGACTCACTACCGCGCACCGAGGAGTCCTCAGAACCCCTGGACGCTGACCTTTTCGCCAGTCCCCAAGAGAATATGGACAAGGACTTCGCCAGGGCTCTCGGAACGCTGAGCGCTGAGGACCTGCATCTGGTGAGTCTGGTCGTGTTCGAGGATTACCCTCTTGCTGCTGCAGCGGCAGTTTTGAATCTGACTCCCGGAGCGGCTAAAACGCGCATGCACCGGGCGAGGCAACGGATGAGAGCTGCCCTCACTGGCGAAACCGGCGCGGGCGCTCCTGCTGCGCGCAGCTACGCAACTTCGGTCTTGGAAGGAGAACGGTCATGA
- a CDS encoding DinB family protein, producing the protein MTNQRLEPLLEQYDWATERLLTRLAGPTSNSGDGSDVDVPVLTDAEYFWEPVDACWSVRRRADGPGPGAIKLIGAGEWGRDGAPESPWPPPVTTIAWRLDHISETLLGRANHLGGDRTFDRATYESRPDAAGAIERFRHAAAGWRQVLLSVDEADYDRTGLSSYPYGSDAEETFSTIVWWENQEILHHGAEIALLRDLYVHHAQ; encoded by the coding sequence ATGACCAATCAGCGACTTGAGCCCCTGCTCGAGCAGTACGACTGGGCGACGGAACGACTCCTCACTCGCCTTGCCGGGCCCACGAGCAACTCGGGTGATGGCAGCGACGTCGACGTACCGGTACTGACGGACGCCGAGTACTTCTGGGAACCGGTCGACGCGTGCTGGTCGGTGCGGAGGCGCGCCGATGGGCCCGGACCGGGCGCCATCAAGCTCATCGGCGCGGGTGAGTGGGGGCGAGACGGCGCCCCCGAAAGTCCGTGGCCTCCGCCCGTCACGACGATTGCCTGGCGGCTTGACCACATCTCCGAGACGCTGTTGGGCCGAGCGAACCACCTCGGGGGCGACCGAACGTTCGATAGAGCGACGTACGAATCACGACCAGATGCAGCCGGCGCCATCGAGAGGTTCCGTCACGCCGCAGCCGGCTGGCGCCAGGTACTACTCAGTGTCGATGAGGCCGACTATGACCGGACCGGGCTCAGCAGCTACCCGTACGGCAGCGATGCCGAGGAGACCTTTTCGACGATCGTGTGGTGGGAGAACCAGGAGATCCTGCACCACGGAGCCGAGATCGCGCTGCTCCGCGACCTCTACGTTCACCACGCTCAGTAG
- a CDS encoding DUF7793 family protein: MQPTELKVDDIHLPWNPTAKIEAADARAVMAAVNTIADGAEYPMLVDMTSAASLSRQARSVFGIHCAASRIALLGTSPVDRILVNWSMGMQNLPCPAHSPCLIRLLTVPGGKPVVPAEGSPSGLGGRWPSGRA; the protein is encoded by the coding sequence GTGCAGCCGACCGAACTCAAAGTCGACGACATCCATCTGCCTTGGAACCCGACAGCCAAAATCGAGGCAGCCGATGCCCGCGCGGTAATGGCCGCCGTGAACACCATTGCGGACGGGGCCGAATACCCCATGCTGGTCGACATGACGTCTGCGGCGTCCCTGAGCCGGCAGGCACGCTCGGTTTTCGGGATCCATTGCGCGGCTTCCCGCATCGCGCTGCTTGGCACCAGCCCCGTGGACCGGATACTCGTAAACTGGTCCATGGGCATGCAAAATCTTCCGTGCCCAGCCCACAGCCCCTGCCTGATCCGCCTCTTGACGGTACCTGGCGGAAAGCCAGTAGTGCCCGCTGAGGGATCGCCTTCCGGACTGGGTGGAAGATGGCCCAGCGGCCGGGCTTGA
- a CDS encoding LysM peptidoglycan-binding domain-containing protein: protein MRDSFGNADFYTTVPGDTLQAVASAYKLSEAKVAGFNGLQPGTPLTPGTGLRLIPTGPMPGAKGAATVDANGIPTGYTVEPDDSLAGITYRFNLTSEQLAEANKVPFTYEKGNVFFIQAGKVIQLQKKPVDSRSGSGASVNNSFGQTVYYTTVDGDSFDSLGYKFRSTTAQILLYNPSLSADQPIPAGTKVRLIPGELKIEGAQGTVTTDAQGIPLTYTTAPGDIERQVSFRFGVSDLRSANRPSTGTAGAWYDFADLPTGELAPGQTISVALDKPINKPGP, encoded by the coding sequence GTGCGGGACTCGTTTGGCAACGCGGACTTCTACACCACCGTTCCGGGAGACACCCTCCAGGCCGTGGCGTCGGCGTACAAGCTATCCGAGGCGAAGGTCGCCGGGTTCAACGGACTCCAGCCCGGAACTCCCCTCACTCCGGGCACAGGGCTCCGGCTGATTCCGACCGGTCCCATGCCGGGCGCCAAGGGCGCTGCCACGGTTGACGCAAACGGCATTCCAACGGGTTACACAGTAGAGCCCGATGACAGCCTGGCCGGCATCACCTACCGGTTCAACCTGACCTCTGAGCAGTTGGCGGAAGCGAACAAGGTCCCGTTCACCTACGAAAAGGGAAACGTCTTCTTCATCCAGGCCGGCAAGGTCATCCAGCTGCAGAAGAAGCCGGTAGACAGCAGGTCCGGCTCGGGCGCCTCGGTCAACAACTCATTCGGCCAGACGGTCTACTACACCACGGTGGATGGCGACTCGTTCGACAGCCTTGGCTACAAGTTCCGGTCAACCACGGCACAGATCCTGCTGTACAACCCCTCGTTGTCGGCGGATCAGCCCATCCCTGCCGGTACGAAGGTTCGGCTGATACCCGGCGAGCTGAAAATCGAGGGCGCGCAGGGAACGGTCACCACCGATGCCCAGGGTATTCCGCTGACCTACACCACCGCCCCAGGGGACATCGAGCGGCAAGTTTCGTTCCGCTTCGGCGTGAGTGACCTGCGCTCGGCCAATCGTCCGAGCACGGGCACGGCCGGGGCTTGGTATGACTTCGCAGACCTGCCCACCGGCGAACTGGCGCCGGGGCAGACCATCAGCGTGGCGCTGGACAAGCCCATCAACAAACCCGGGCCCTGA
- a CDS encoding VOC family protein has protein sequence MKTNSPREVARFWRELLGYRIAPNHSNSVKLIGDDGPALLIQPSDNPIEQGAIHLDLRPEDQAACVDQALKLGATRADIGQAGNEGWVVMADPGGNLFCVLQDQADYRASLANDPGTATSID, from the coding sequence ATGAAGACCAACAGCCCCAGAGAAGTCGCTCGGTTCTGGCGTGAATTACTTGGCTACCGAATCGCGCCCAACCACAGCAACTCGGTAAAGCTGATCGGAGACGACGGGCCGGCCCTGCTTATCCAACCGTCGGATAACCCGATCGAACAGGGGGCGATCCACCTGGATCTCCGGCCGGAGGATCAGGCGGCCTGTGTGGATCAAGCCCTCAAGCTCGGGGCCACTCGTGCGGACATCGGGCAGGCCGGCAACGAGGGATGGGTCGTCATGGCCGACCCAGGCGGCAACCTCTTTTGTGTTCTCCAGGATCAGGCCGACTACCGAGCCTCCCTGGCCAACGATCCGGGAACCGCAACGTCGATCGATTAG
- a CDS encoding MFS transporter: protein MTGLGILWLVQHYTGSFASAGVVTGAFAISEALMGPQVARHIDHRGQTRMLPLLLFVHGGAAAALVASVVLDVSFVGTCLAAVAAGASVPQLGALSAARWSHLLDRSRLAAAFSLETVANDVAFLAGPALVGLIAAFVHPLAGSVCAAALIVLGGLTLAAQRTTAPPFGTHPLAKVLDGGIMMPAFFTLLAVNIGLGLFFGSMQLAVTAFTVEHGTPQLGGVLYGVMSVASLLGGLIYGTRQWKCPPGRLLLGIAVYFSAATAILMVADSIWSLAGLLVLVGIAVAPMMVLSSALTERNMEPRMLTQAFTWMNSASAAGIAAAAALSGTAIDSWGSAAGFTCVVIVALIIATTTALGQRSLK, encoded by the coding sequence ATGACTGGGCTGGGGATCCTCTGGCTCGTCCAGCATTACACCGGGTCATTCGCCTCGGCTGGGGTGGTCACCGGCGCTTTCGCCATAAGCGAGGCGCTCATGGGACCGCAGGTCGCCCGGCACATCGATCACCGCGGACAGACTCGGATGCTGCCACTGCTGCTCTTTGTGCATGGCGGTGCTGCTGCCGCATTGGTTGCTTCTGTGGTTCTGGATGTGTCATTTGTCGGTACTTGTCTGGCTGCCGTCGCTGCCGGGGCCTCTGTCCCGCAGCTGGGCGCGCTGTCAGCGGCTCGATGGAGCCATCTCCTGGACAGGTCGCGGCTGGCGGCGGCCTTCTCCTTGGAGACGGTAGCAAATGATGTCGCTTTCCTTGCCGGACCTGCTTTGGTGGGTTTGATAGCCGCCTTTGTCCATCCCCTCGCCGGATCGGTCTGTGCAGCTGCACTGATAGTCCTCGGCGGGCTCACTCTTGCGGCCCAACGAACGACTGCACCGCCGTTTGGCACGCATCCTCTGGCGAAGGTCCTCGACGGAGGAATCATGATGCCCGCCTTTTTCACCCTGTTGGCGGTGAATATCGGCTTGGGACTGTTCTTCGGCTCCATGCAGCTGGCGGTGACCGCATTCACCGTCGAGCATGGAACCCCCCAGCTTGGGGGCGTGCTCTACGGTGTGATGAGCGTGGCCAGCCTGCTCGGCGGCCTCATCTACGGCACCCGACAATGGAAGTGTCCACCCGGGCGCCTCCTGTTAGGAATCGCGGTCTACTTCTCAGCCGCAACGGCCATCCTCATGGTGGCGGACAGCATCTGGTCTCTGGCCGGGCTCCTGGTCCTGGTCGGTATCGCGGTCGCTCCCATGATGGTCCTGTCCTCAGCCCTCACCGAACGGAATATGGAACCGCGGATGTTGACCCAAGCCTTCACATGGATGAACTCCGCCAGTGCGGCCGGCATCGCCGCCGCCGCTGCACTCTCTGGAACAGCCATCGACTCCTGGGGATCAGCAGCAGGCTTCACCTGCGTAGTGATTGTCGCGCTCATCATCGCAACGACAACGGCCCTCGGCCAAAGATCCCTGAAATAG
- a CDS encoding RNA polymerase sigma factor translates to MDGDGGAFASLFLRHRDRVFVHSLRLVKTPFEAEDVTAMVFLEAWRCRSRIRLVNDSILGWLLITATNVARNKIRSTLRYERLLRKLPQDQTVPDHSDSVADTVDQDRRSELLHQAYRSLGRRDQEVIALCVLEDMSTAEVSELLGIPSGTVKSRLSRAKQKLSQLMNPQAGFLPAPRPLKPEEETP, encoded by the coding sequence ATGGATGGTGACGGTGGCGCTTTTGCTTCCCTCTTTTTACGGCACCGGGACCGGGTCTTCGTCCACAGTCTCCGGCTGGTGAAAACACCTTTTGAGGCTGAAGACGTCACGGCCATGGTGTTCCTTGAGGCCTGGCGCTGCAGATCCAGAATCCGGCTGGTCAACGATTCGATACTTGGTTGGCTGCTGATTACAGCCACGAACGTGGCAAGGAACAAGATCAGGTCCACACTGCGCTATGAACGCCTCCTGCGGAAACTTCCGCAGGACCAGACGGTGCCGGATCACAGCGACTCCGTGGCTGACACCGTTGACCAGGATCGGCGGTCTGAACTCCTGCACCAGGCCTATCGTTCGCTGGGCCGGCGGGACCAGGAAGTTATTGCGCTCTGCGTTTTGGAGGACATGAGCACAGCTGAGGTGAGCGAGCTGCTGGGCATTCCATCGGGCACCGTGAAGTCCCGGCTCTCACGCGCCAAACAGAAACTGTCACAGCTGATGAACCCACAAGCCGGGTTCCTGCCGGCACCGCGTCCACTCAAGCCCGAAGAGGAAACACCATGA
- a CDS encoding ankyrin repeat domain-containing protein produces MDPAGRSPLHYAALTDDAAEVTRLIAAGEAPDSSDSQGFTPLHLASQEHALAAAAALLNLGATVDPTNSFGNTPLFVAVFNSHGRPEMIDLLRSRGADPLHSNLTGQTPVGLARLIGNYDVARYFQDLR; encoded by the coding sequence ATGGATCCCGCCGGTAGGTCCCCGCTCCATTACGCAGCACTCACCGATGATGCCGCGGAGGTGACACGACTGATCGCCGCCGGCGAGGCGCCCGATTCGTCCGACAGCCAGGGATTCACGCCGCTCCATCTTGCATCGCAGGAACACGCCCTGGCCGCGGCGGCCGCGCTGCTCAACCTTGGCGCGACGGTCGACCCCACCAACTCCTTCGGCAATACACCGCTCTTCGTTGCGGTCTTCAACTCACACGGGCGGCCCGAGATGATCGATCTGCTACGCTCACGCGGTGCAGATCCGCTGCATTCAAACCTGACCGGGCAGACGCCTGTGGGACTGGCCAGATTAATCGGCAACTACGATGTGGCACGGTACTTTCAGGATCTCCGCTAA
- a CDS encoding UPF0158 family protein, with product MARTWLSLTVELLGGRGEELWPWPGRVFAVGPSHTFMDLANAINDAFARWDRSHLSMFTLADGRVITDEETGAEMAGSIGGPIIAPIDIAAAKVARTLEPGAEFQFTFDLGDAWTHRCVVGEEKVDPLEVLGIRPDAPLPYWGWGSIPDQYGRRWATDDGESRAQGKPSRPHPMLLHAWPAQVQVPGLDLSELREAIAAADAARFLAAVTGRDIDDALQQVGAGIPMALEQRRQEAESMALSVINRLTWRGGAGDRLLAEDLLAGLRRVPLTGRVVPVDLDMLSTVLEGDPDLSTGGYLDLHTGQVYDGSATDPMIVGEDAAIDVEEEGPDRWLRLRPIGSRNGWRDMAAFAERQHDEALRERLERAIEGKGAFFRFRDVVHGENLGEQWYAFSTDRQMGRSREFLADNGIRVG from the coding sequence ATGGCACGAACTTGGTTATCGCTGACTGTGGAACTGCTCGGCGGTCGTGGCGAGGAGCTGTGGCCGTGGCCCGGGCGCGTCTTCGCGGTCGGACCGTCGCACACCTTCATGGATCTCGCCAACGCCATCAACGATGCCTTCGCCCGATGGGACCGCTCACACCTGTCAATGTTCACCCTGGCCGACGGCCGGGTAATCACCGACGAAGAGACGGGAGCCGAGATGGCCGGATCGATCGGCGGGCCGATCATCGCGCCCATCGACATCGCTGCTGCCAAGGTCGCCCGGACGCTGGAGCCGGGGGCTGAGTTTCAGTTCACGTTCGACCTCGGTGACGCCTGGACGCACCGATGCGTGGTTGGGGAGGAGAAGGTCGACCCGCTTGAGGTATTGGGTATCCGCCCTGATGCCCCCCTGCCGTACTGGGGCTGGGGCAGCATCCCGGACCAGTACGGGCGCCGGTGGGCAACCGACGACGGGGAGAGCCGGGCACAGGGGAAACCGAGCCGGCCGCACCCGATGCTGCTGCATGCGTGGCCCGCGCAGGTGCAGGTGCCTGGGCTCGACCTGTCCGAGTTGCGTGAAGCCATCGCGGCGGCAGACGCGGCTCGCTTCCTCGCTGCGGTGACGGGACGCGACATCGATGACGCTCTACAACAGGTGGGGGCCGGCATACCGATGGCGCTGGAGCAGAGACGCCAGGAGGCCGAGTCGATGGCACTGTCGGTCATCAACCGGCTGACGTGGCGCGGCGGCGCTGGTGACCGGCTGTTGGCCGAGGACCTGTTGGCCGGTCTGCGCCGTGTGCCGCTGACAGGCAGGGTGGTGCCAGTAGACCTAGACATGCTCAGCACCGTGTTGGAAGGGGATCCCGACCTGTCGACCGGTGGCTACCTCGACCTGCACACCGGGCAAGTGTACGACGGCAGCGCCACTGACCCGATGATAGTCGGGGAGGACGCCGCCATCGATGTGGAGGAGGAGGGGCCAGACCGTTGGCTTCGGCTCCGCCCCATCGGTTCGCGGAACGGCTGGCGGGACATGGCGGCCTTCGCCGAGCGGCAGCACGATGAGGCCCTCCGGGAGCGACTGGAGCGGGCGATCGAGGGCAAAGGTGCCTTCTTCCGGTTCCGCGACGTCGTCCACGGCGAGAACCTTGGCGAACAGTGGTACGCCTTCTCCACCGACCGCCAGATGGGCCGTTCCCGCGAGTTCCTCGCTGACAATGGCATCCGCGTGGGCTGA
- a CDS encoding PLDc N-terminal domain-containing protein, translating to MQPPFGILGFLLIVNGILFISALISIARNRTYTSARTVVWALIVPAVPVLGPVLWFAIGRRAARDNLRLADR from the coding sequence ATGCAGCCACCCTTCGGCATTCTGGGCTTTCTCCTTATTGTGAACGGGATCCTGTTCATCAGCGCCCTGATAAGTATCGCCAGGAACAGGACTTACACCTCCGCACGGACTGTCGTATGGGCTCTTATTGTTCCTGCTGTTCCGGTACTTGGTCCTGTCTTGTGGTTCGCAATTGGGCGGCGGGCCGCCCGGGATAACCTACGGCTCGCCGATAGATGA
- a CDS encoding GNAT family N-acetyltransferase → MTINFEVRRAEPADAPSMARVHVDTWRETYRGLMSDAVLDDPALLDWRERFWNAALTDPRYEQNTVAVASHEGTLIGIAMSGPSLEGADEPQQLYLLYAYAAFHSSGVGTALLNAVIDPTTPAALWVADPNPRAQAFYRKNGFVADGAVKIENDVRDIRMVRTVNAR, encoded by the coding sequence ATGACGATCAACTTTGAGGTGCGTCGCGCTGAGCCTGCAGATGCGCCAAGCATGGCGAGAGTTCACGTGGACACCTGGCGCGAGACTTACCGAGGGTTGATGAGCGATGCCGTGCTGGACGATCCCGCGCTCTTGGACTGGCGCGAGAGATTCTGGAATGCGGCCCTAACGGACCCAAGATATGAGCAGAACACTGTCGCCGTCGCCTCGCATGAAGGCACGTTGATCGGCATTGCAATGTCAGGCCCCTCCCTTGAGGGCGCCGACGAGCCGCAACAGTTGTACCTCCTCTACGCCTATGCCGCGTTCCACAGTTCGGGAGTGGGTACGGCGCTCCTCAATGCAGTCATCGACCCCACTACGCCTGCTGCGCTCTGGGTCGCCGACCCTAATCCCCGCGCACAAGCCTTCTACCGAAAGAACGGCTTTGTCGCGGACGGGGCAGTGAAGATCGAAAACGACGTACGAGACATTCGCATGGTCCGTACAGTAAACGCCCGGTAA
- a CDS encoding GNAT family N-acetyltransferase yields MNLERVSPADVYEVRSFLHEVDLTLAGIDEPTVRLWIERGDGGEIIGSTGFELSEDSGHALIRSVAVAPSHRVVGAGSRLARYALQEARAAGASRAWLFSRRSGPFWQKLGFTGADRDELAAALPNTHQVRLFVQSGQLEREVAWFQSLEDSAR; encoded by the coding sequence ATGAACTTGGAGCGTGTGTCCCCTGCGGACGTCTACGAGGTACGTTCATTCCTTCACGAGGTCGATCTGACCCTGGCGGGCATTGACGAGCCGACCGTGCGGTTATGGATCGAACGCGGGGACGGCGGCGAGATCATCGGGAGCACAGGATTCGAACTCAGCGAAGACAGCGGTCATGCGCTCATCAGGAGCGTGGCGGTAGCGCCGAGCCACCGCGTCGTGGGGGCCGGCTCGAGGCTCGCGCGCTACGCCCTACAGGAGGCGCGTGCCGCCGGCGCATCTCGCGCCTGGCTGTTTTCTCGCCGTTCGGGTCCGTTCTGGCAGAAGCTCGGGTTCACCGGTGCAGATCGAGATGAGCTTGCGGCGGCGCTGCCGAACACACATCAAGTGCGACTTTTCGTGCAATCTGGTCAGCTCGAACGCGAGGTCGCGTGGTTCCAGTCCCTCGAAGACAGCGCCCGCTGA
- a CDS encoding nuclease-related domain-containing protein yields MKQMRLRYAGACRLCGAPLPAGTEAIYESETKTIRCLECATEATETMHPDLEPPCDESLSTESGVAGSSARREYERRKAKDEEKLREKWGHFGGLAVALSDERQHTKSWDRGAIGEERLGARLNALAAAGLAVLHDRRIPGSKANIDHIAITPGGIWVIDAKRYKGRPELKIEGGILRPRVEKLLVGRRDCTKLVDGVLKQVDVVRDLVGDVPVTGVLCFVEADWPLIGGAFSTRGVQVLWPKRLAKVLMEQTTGDVDVARMHESVASRFKSA; encoded by the coding sequence ATGAAGCAGATGAGGCTCCGGTACGCCGGAGCGTGTCGGCTATGCGGTGCCCCTCTTCCGGCCGGAACAGAAGCGATCTATGAGAGCGAGACGAAGACCATCCGCTGCTTGGAGTGTGCCACTGAGGCCACGGAAACCATGCACCCCGACCTGGAACCACCTTGTGATGAGTCGTTGTCCACTGAGTCCGGAGTAGCAGGATCGTCCGCCCGACGCGAATATGAGCGCCGCAAGGCGAAGGACGAGGAAAAGCTCCGCGAGAAGTGGGGTCACTTCGGTGGCCTCGCAGTCGCCCTCTCTGACGAGCGACAGCACACCAAGTCCTGGGATCGAGGCGCGATCGGTGAGGAACGCCTCGGCGCTCGGCTAAATGCCCTGGCCGCCGCTGGTTTGGCTGTCCTCCACGACCGACGCATCCCCGGCTCGAAGGCCAACATCGACCACATTGCCATCACTCCCGGTGGAATCTGGGTGATCGATGCCAAGCGGTACAAGGGACGGCCTGAACTGAAGATCGAGGGTGGCATCCTTCGCCCACGCGTCGAGAAGCTCCTCGTTGGCCGGCGTGATTGCACAAAACTGGTCGATGGGGTGCTCAAACAGGTCGACGTCGTGCGCGACCTCGTCGGGGATGTTCCGGTTACCGGGGTGCTGTGCTTCGTCGAAGCAGACTGGCCCCTGATTGGGGGCGCGTTCTCGACTCGTGGCGTTCAAGTGCTCTGGCCGAAACGGTTAGCCAAGGTGCTTATGGAGCAGACAACCGGTGACGTTGATGTGGCGAGGATGCATGAGTCGGTAGCCTCGCGGTTCAAGTCTGCGTGA